The DNA region GTACTGCACCGGGAAGGTGGCGGTGCCGTCCGTCACGCTGAATTTCAGGTCCAGGGTCTGCGTGTTGTACTGCACGTCCTTGACCAGCCCGCCGATGCGGATGGCGCGGCCCTGCAACTCCGCGTGCTGCTGCTGGTACTCGCTGGGCGTCACGAAGTACTCCAGGCTGCGGCTCATGTTCCCGAACGCGATGTACCCGGTCAGGCCCGCCAGGGCCACCAGCCCCAGCACGGCCGGTACGGGGTTCTTCTTCCGGCGCCGGGCCTGCGGCAGCGGCGCGGGCGTGGGAAGCGGCCCGGTCATCTTCGGCCGTCCTCAGGCAGAGGCGCCCCCTCGTCTTTCAGGGCTTTGAGGCGCAGCCACATCCACACCAGGTAGGCCACCAGCAACCCCAGCGTCACCACGTAGGTGATGATCACGTACCCGCTGTACTTATCCACGAGCCACCCCCAGGGCGTCCGCCCCGTTCAGGTCCTGCATCAGTTCCCGTTCCTCTTTCGCCTCTTCCCGCGCCGCCAGGATGCCCCGCACGCGCAGCAGGTAGAAGTACAGCAGGCTGAAGGCCACCGTCGCCACCAGCAGCGTCACGCCGTAGATGGGCGAGGCGTCAAAGCGCAGGCCGCCCAGCAGCTTCACGGTCTGCGTCTGGTGCACGCCGCGCCACCACTCCACGGCCATGTAGTTGATCGGCACGTACAGCGTGCCCACGATGCCCACCACCGCCGCGATCCGGGCGCGTTTTTCCGGATCGTCGATCAAGCTGCGGATCAGCAGGTATCCGCCGTACACCACCAGGCTCAGCGCGGTGGTCGTCAGGCGCGCGTCCCACACCCAGTACGCCCCCCAGGTCGGTTTGGCCCACAGCATCCCCCCCACGATGGTCGCCAGGGTGAACACCACGCCGATCTCCGCGCTGGCCATCGCCAGGCGGTCCCAGCGCCGCTGCCGCTGCACCAGGTACAGCAGCCCGAACAGCCCCGTGCCGATGTACGCCAGGTAACTCAGCCACGCGGCGGGCACGTGCACGAACATCAGGCGCACCAGCGAGCCCTGGTTCTCGTCCAGCGGGGCGGTCACGCCCATGCCGAGACTCACCAGCACGAGCAGCAGCGTGACGCCGCCGAGGGAGGTCGTTATGCGGTCCTTGTTCATCGTGCCTCTATTCTGCTGCACCGGGCTCAGGATTCAAGGTGACGCATGGCCCGGAGTGACCCGGACACCCCGGACCGTCCCGCCAGGGACAGCTCAGGGCCGCGTGCTCGATTTCTCCGTGAGGAGGCAGGGGGGCGGCACCTCTGCGGCGGCAGCGCCCGGGCCGGTCGAATCCCGGGAGTGGGGGCGCTACTGTCAGCCGTCCAGGGCGTAGGGGAACAGCATGGTCGCCAGGATCACCGTGCCCACGTCGAAGGCCGTCAGGAAGGTCAGCCAGGTCGTGACCTCCGGGGTCCAGCCGGACGCGATCAGGTCGGTGGTGGCGCGCACGCTGGCGATCACCACGGGCACCAGGATCGGGAAGGCCAGCGCCGGCAGCAGCGCCTCACGGGCCCGCAGGCTGACGGTGATGCTGCCGTAGAAGGTGGTGCCGGCCGCGAAGCCCACCACGCCCAGCAGGGTGGCCAGCAGCAGCGCCGGCCAGGGCAGGGCCCGCCCCGCGCCGGCCGCGCCGAACAGGATCAGCCCGGTCGGCATGGTCAGGGCGGCGACCAGCAGCAGCGGGCCCAGCACGCCCAGCAGTTTGCCCAGGTACAGCGCCCCATGCGGGCCCGGGTACAGGGTCAGCTGCTCCAGCGCGCCGGCCTCCTGTTCCTGCGAGAAGGCCCGCTGCGCGCCCACCGCCGCGGCCAGGGCCAGCGCCGTCCAGACCGCCCCGGCGGCCGTGCCGGCCGACTGCGCCAGGGTGCGGCCCATGTTCCCGCCCAGCGCGAGGCCCAGCACCAGCAGCACCAGAGCCGCGAAGAACGCCGTGGACAGCAGCGTGTCCCGGGTGCGGCCGGTGACCCGCAGGTCCTTCAGGGCCAGTTCCAGCGCGGTTCTCACGCCCGGACCGCCGGCCGCTGTGCGCCCAGTTCGCTCAGTTTCCCGCCGGCCAGCCACAGCGCCCGCGGCGCGATGGCCCGCGCGAGCTCCGGTTCATGCGCGGCGATCACCAGGGTCGCCCCGCCCGCGCGGACCTCACCCAGCAGGTCGCGCACCAGGGCGCGGCCCGCGTCGTCCAGGTTCGCGAAGGGCTCGTCCACCAGCGTGACCGGCCGGGCCAGCATCCAGGCGCGCGCCAGCGCCAGCCGCTTGCGCATGCCGGCCGAGAGGAAGCGCACGCGCCGCCCGGCGGCCGCTTCCAGGTTCACGCGCCGCAGCGCCGCGGCCGGGTCGGCGGGGTGCCCGTGCATGCGCGCGGCGAAGGCGAGGTTCTCGGTGCAGGTCAGGTCCGGGTACAGCCCGCCGTCCACCGGCATGACGTGCACGAAGTCC from Deinococcus ficus includes:
- the ccmE gene encoding cytochrome c maturation protein CcmE; amino-acid sequence: MTGPLPTPAPLPQARRRKKNPVPAVLGLVALAGLTGYIAFGNMSRSLEYFVTPSEYQQQHAELQGRAIRIGGLVKDVQYNTQTLDLKFSVTDGTATFPVQYHGAVSDLFKEDQGVVVRGQFEGETFHANELIVKHSEEYNVPKTQAELKDMLKKAE
- a CDS encoding heme exporter protein CcmB — translated: MRTALELALKDLRVTGRTRDTLLSTAFFAALVLLVLGLALGGNMGRTLAQSAGTAAGAVWTALALAAAVGAQRAFSQEQEAGALEQLTLYPGPHGALYLGKLLGVLGPLLLVAALTMPTGLILFGAAGAGRALPWPALLLATLLGVVGFAAGTTFYGSITVSLRAREALLPALAFPILVPVVIASVRATTDLIASGWTPEVTTWLTFLTAFDVGTVILATMLFPYALDG
- the ccsA gene encoding cytochrome c biogenesis protein CcsA → MNKDRITTSLGGVTLLLVLVSLGMGVTAPLDENQGSLVRLMFVHVPAAWLSYLAYIGTGLFGLLYLVQRQRRWDRLAMASAEIGVVFTLATIVGGMLWAKPTWGAYWVWDARLTTTALSLVVYGGYLLIRSLIDDPEKRARIAAVVGIVGTLYVPINYMAVEWWRGVHQTQTVKLLGGLRFDASPIYGVTLLVATVAFSLLYFYLLRVRGILAAREEAKEERELMQDLNGADALGVARG
- a CDS encoding ATP-binding cassette domain-containing protein; this encodes MAEVVNAPRAEDAVNQAGEALQLRDVWLRLGREVILRGVTLDIGVGEGVTLLGENGAGKTTLLRLLASTLRPTRGEGRVMGFDLRDSRAVRDFVHVMPVDGGLYPDLTCTENLAFAARMHGHPADPAAALRRVNLEAAAGRRVRFLSAGMRKRLALARAWMLARPVTLVDEPFANLDDAGRALVRDLLGEVRAGGATLVIAAHEPELARAIAPRALWLAGGKLSELGAQRPAVRA